The Zymobacter palmae DNA window AACGGGCGGCCCGGAGCGGTATCCCCTTCCTTACCGAACTTACTTCGACGCAGCCAGTTCTGAATATGTTCAGGCACGATCCTGTTCACATTAAAGAAGAACAGTACCGCGATGGCAGCAAGTGCGATAATCGCGCCGAAGAACAGGCTGCTTATGAATAGCCCCAGTACGATGGAACTGACGAAGGAGATGCCGGTAGCGGCCATCTTCTTGTTGTAGTCCTCGGATAACCCGCCCGCATTGTAGATATCAACGGCTTCGACCGTTCCCTTGACCGCATCATAGACGGCCATGAGGGAGACGAAATGCCCAAGAGCCTTGGAAAACAGCATTGCCTTCTCCGCCGTCAGTGCCAGACGCTCGGCACGCTGAATCAGCACAGAAGGCAAGGCCGCCTCGGCCGTAAGCGAGCGTTCAACGGCGCTTTCTGCCGCCTTGGTGAACTGCCACGAAATAACTTCCGACAGGTTCTGCACGGCGCTCAGCAGGCTGGAGATCAGTTTCCACAGCGATGAAAAGTCATCTTTTTCCCGATAGGTATCGACAGCGCTAATTAGCGAACAGATACACCCCACCTTGATCAGGGACGCGCTGAAGAAGTTCACCTTGCTCATGGCTTTCATCTGAGCTTCGTATATCTTCTTCGGGCCTTCGTTCATCGCATCAACGCCCTTCGCTCCCATAATTCCTTCAATCCGGTTTGCCGTATCCTGATCGAAAACCATGTACATTCTTACTTTCTTGTTGGAGTCGCTCTCACTGAAATGATAAGCGCCACCGACCGTCTGGCCTTTGTCGTATAACCTGACATGATTGCTGCTTGCCACCTCGTTCTTGGCCATGGCCTTGTTGATAATGGTGACGTACTTGTTTGCCTCCGCCACCGTGAACTCGGCCTCAACCATCTTGAAGAGCGGCGCACTGTTGCCATAGAAGGCCTTGTTGACGGTATTGCCAAAGTTATGCAGCTCAAGCAGCCTTTTCTCGTATTTCAGAATAACCGCAACAGACCGCTTGCCTGTTGAGATACCGGTCTCCATTTGCTTACCAACCTGATTCACTAATAGCGAGCTGGTCGCATTGAGTGAAGCATCGTGCAATGTCTCGAAGGCCTTGAACGTCGTGGTGAACGGCATCGTCTTCACTTCGAAGATGCCCTTGTAGTCCTTGCTCTTCATTTTCGAAAAGAACTCTCTGACCTTGGCGACGTTCTTTTCTACCTTGGCCAGCAACTCAACGTTCAGTCCTTCTGCCGGCCCCCACAGCCTGCCCTTGCTCTCTTTCTTCTCGTAGCTGTCGATGGCCTGCTTTACATCCGTGAAGACAACAGCACCATTCAGGGAAAGCCCGCGGTCAACCAGGCTATCGCGTGTTACCAGCAGGCTGTCCCATAGATGCTGACTTGAGCCACTCAGAATGCCATTTCGCAGAATGTCTGCGATGATCTGGGTGACACAGCCACAGTGGAATGGATCCGTTGTATCGTATTTATCAAGGTCGTGAGAAAGGCCGTTCTTGACCCATAGCACATAGTCGGAATCGAAGCTGATGGAGAGCTTTCTCGCCTCTTCGTAAGCTTTTTCGAAGAGCGCCTTTACTCCCTCCCAATCCTCACGGACGATGTAATCGTTCAATATCTCGTCGTTGGCGTCCTCGGTATGCTCGACAGCCTGGGCCTTTCGCTTATTCCACGCCTGCTGATAGGTCCGCAGCGACTCCCGAGCCCAGACCTTCTCATTGCCATATTTGAACTCTTCGCGCGCTCTCCTCTCCGCCTGCTCCTGCGGCGAGAGTGATGCGCTATCCTGCATGGCGCTCCCTATCTTGTCGCTGGCGTTCTTATCGAAGTTATTGTAATCATCCAGCGCTTCCCGATAGGTCTTGCCCTGACAAGCTTTCCATTCAAACGCACTATTACAGTCACTTTCCGTCAGCGTGAAGTTCGCCGGTACGCCCGGCGGCAGCAGCTCTTTGTCATACATATTGGAGGGATCAAGAGACGTCGCCATCAGCTCTCTCAGGCGATCAACGGCAAGATACCAGCGGTAGTTGCGCTCGTTCAGAGCGTAGCTGCCTTTGTTGGGCACCCTCATTCCATGCGTGTGAGCACCTGCGCTGTAGCGGTGACGCACTTCTTTATCGGCTCCTTCATCATCCGGTTTGAGCTGCTCGGCAAAGCCATATGCGGCGGACTTTCGGTATAGATCAAGCTGCCTGATGATGCCTGCCGCATCAGGTACCGCCACGGCATAGCCTGAAACGGGAGTGCCTGCTGAGGCATCGAAGGCCTTGATCAGACTGCTATAGGTGTCTCTGTCGCTGTTCTTGTAACTCGCATATTCCGCCGGATTCTCGAAACGGCCTATTTCCAGATCGTTCGCCAGCAAGACACAGGGATTTTCTTCACTATATTCGATGGCGTGCTGCTTAATCTCATCTTCAGAAAAGCAGAATGGCGACGAGGCCATCGCGCTTATTTTGACCTGCTGCATGTGCTTGGCACGCCACTCCGGGTGCTCGGCCATCCAGTTCAGACGGGATACACTGAAAGGCGCTTCGATGAAGATGAGGTTGATCATACGATCCGTCTTCTGATCGCTGAGGGCGACAAGGCTCGCAATCGTATAGTTCAGATCATTGGTGCAGCTGACCTTTTCTGACGCTTTTGGCTTGCCGGCAGGAAACTGGGTCAGCTCACCGTTGTTCCCTACCGAGTAGCACAGCCAGTGCGCGTGCTGAGGGTGCTCATCGTAAACATACAGATAGCCATCCCGCAGTTTGCGCAGCACATACCAAGTGCTGGGTGACTTGCTGGCCAACTTGCCATCAGCGTCGACCAGCTTGTCCAGATGAATATCGGTAAAGGCGTTGATGCGGTTCTGGGGAAGCGCCTGATGCTTTGCCCGTGCATTGCGCGAGACGGCATAGCGAACAGGGAGGAACGCCAGCCCTTTGCGATTGCAGTGGTCACATCCCCCATGCGCGTCGACAGAGGTACATGTTGTATTGACGACATTTCCGATATTCTGAGCCATTGCAACGTTCTCTTCGCTTGAGCTAGCTGACGCCCATCATTTTTATGAATAACACTTATAATAATAGCAACACACACAAACCACTATATTTATTCAATCATATTGATCATTTTAAACACGTAGAGTTCAGCGAAAGAACGTTCCATATAGGAACTGCTCTATAACCATTTACACGTTGAAAATATCCTTCCTTATTTCTAACGACTTCTGTTTATATTTCCAAAACGAAAGTGCTCACAGCAAAAGAAAGACAGCATGAGACATGGGGGTATCACAGCAACATTTAAAGCAAACTACTAATGTTTTTAATAATTATAATGAGAGCCATATATTGAACGAAATACTCGTCAAACAATTACATATTTTATTTAAAATACCAGAAAACAAAAGCCAAACAACACATCATATAAATCATCAAAAACATTAACCTAGCATAGCTTATAGAACATTCTGGCAATAGTATTGAGTATATTCGTACAGACGAAAACATAGCTCACCTCAATACAAAAAACCCGCTCACAAGGAGCGGGTTCTTCTTACATCACATACTTATGAATCACGGTGCCCAGTAAAGCGCTACCGGTGTATCCATGAACGAACGAATCGGATATTCACGAATATCGTCACCGCCAAACGCTTTGGTGAACATTTCACGTTTAGCAGCACCACTCAGGTGAATAAAGTGACGGCGTGCGTTCTTCAGCTGTTTACGGCTGAAAGTGATGCGGGACTTCGTTTTCATGCTCGGTGCCGTAACGGCCAACAGCGGGGCGTCAGTCGTCAGACCTTCTTCCAGCTGCGGGCTGTCCGGGAACAGCGATGCCGTATGACCGTCGTCACCCATACCCAAGATGACAACGCTTGCCGGCCAGCTCAGTTTCTGGGAAACGGCTGTCAGCTCGGCGACACCTTCTGCAGCAGTGGCGTGCTGAGTCGTCAACGGAACGAAGTTCGCTTTCGCGGCTTTGTTCTGCAGGAAGTGACGTTTCAGCAAACCCGTGTTGCTGTCGGAGTCGGTTTCCGGCACCCAACGTTCGTCCGCGAGGGTGACGTCAACGCGTTCCCACGGCAGGTCAACCTGAGACAGTGCTTCGAAGAACGGCACCGGAGTAGAGCCACCGGATACGATCAGCAGAGCGCGCTCTTGCTGAGCCAGATCCGTACGCAGGGCGTCAGCAACTGCTTCTGCCAGCGCCTGACCAATGCGGACCTTGGGGGTCTGTTGCATGTCGATCATGGCTTAGAAGAACTCCT harbors:
- the pgl gene encoding 6-phosphogluconolactonase — its product is MIDMQQTPKVRIGQALAEAVADALRTDLAQQERALLIVSGGSTPVPFFEALSQVDLPWERVDVTLADERWVPETDSDSNTGLLKRHFLQNKAAKANFVPLTTQHATAAEGVAELTAVSQKLSWPASVVILGMGDDGHTASLFPDSPQLEEGLTTDAPLLAVTAPSMKTKSRITFSRKQLKNARRHFIHLSGAAKREMFTKAFGGDDIREYPIRSFMDTPVALYWAP
- a CDS encoding toxin VasX, with translation MAQNIGNVVNTTCTSVDAHGGCDHCNRKGLAFLPVRYAVSRNARAKHQALPQNRINAFTDIHLDKLVDADGKLASKSPSTWYVLRKLRDGYLYVYDEHPQHAHWLCYSVGNNGELTQFPAGKPKASEKVSCTNDLNYTIASLVALSDQKTDRMINLIFIEAPFSVSRLNWMAEHPEWRAKHMQQVKISAMASSPFCFSEDEIKQHAIEYSEENPCVLLANDLEIGRFENPAEYASYKNSDRDTYSSLIKAFDASAGTPVSGYAVAVPDAAGIIRQLDLYRKSAAYGFAEQLKPDDEGADKEVRHRYSAGAHTHGMRVPNKGSYALNERNYRWYLAVDRLRELMATSLDPSNMYDKELLPPGVPANFTLTESDCNSAFEWKACQGKTYREALDDYNNFDKNASDKIGSAMQDSASLSPQEQAERRAREEFKYGNEKVWARESLRTYQQAWNKRKAQAVEHTEDANDEILNDYIVREDWEGVKALFEKAYEEARKLSISFDSDYVLWVKNGLSHDLDKYDTTDPFHCGCVTQIIADILRNGILSGSSQHLWDSLLVTRDSLVDRGLSLNGAVVFTDVKQAIDSYEKKESKGRLWGPAEGLNVELLAKVEKNVAKVREFFSKMKSKDYKGIFEVKTMPFTTTFKAFETLHDASLNATSSLLVNQVGKQMETGISTGKRSVAVILKYEKRLLELHNFGNTVNKAFYGNSAPLFKMVEAEFTVAEANKYVTIINKAMAKNEVASSNHVRLYDKGQTVGGAYHFSESDSNKKVRMYMVFDQDTANRIEGIMGAKGVDAMNEGPKKIYEAQMKAMSKVNFFSASLIKVGCICSLISAVDTYREKDDFSSLWKLISSLLSAVQNLSEVISWQFTKAAESAVERSLTAEAALPSVLIQRAERLALTAEKAMLFSKALGHFVSLMAVYDAVKGTVEAVDIYNAGGLSEDYNKKMAATGISFVSSIVLGLFISSLFFGAIIALAAIAVLFFFNVNRIVPEHIQNWLRRSKFGKEGDTAPGRPFTSMQAEQDALSMLLKGILFTASITSEQSLREKTQKEKSWMEVLAESEAASEGAGLILGTEYKVMTVSKEKKHVAVTMAFPRAFNGSAFLSQKGSSTQYLYLVDSEQNVAKLVIDSKPSSDNDSLNATKALKLGASVVNGRVSNRGNFLVVRDGNNVERTYAKDKVVCFENITAGKHDIKIKEDFTVELTESARQKNVVMAFSVQTEDDSVESQYTLVLVMGEGRKN